One Methylocaldum marinum DNA window includes the following coding sequences:
- a CDS encoding YgaP family membrane protein, which translates to MQAYETDRVRRHTPPDINARIDDEIRATISHYTGASRETLTRRIDALDREWDIERVLEANAASFTLAGLALSQVHSRRWLWLSTGVAGFLLQHALQGWCPPIAVFRRLGIRTRREIDREKYALKALRGDFEPIAGVHPTRDPDTVSRAIEA; encoded by the coding sequence ATGCAAGCCTATGAAACCGACCGAGTCCGGCGTCACACGCCTCCGGACATCAATGCGCGCATCGACGACGAGATCCGCGCGACGATAAGCCACTATACCGGTGCGAGCCGGGAAACCCTGACGCGGCGTATCGACGCCCTGGACCGGGAGTGGGACATCGAGCGAGTACTGGAAGCCAACGCCGCCAGTTTCACGCTCGCCGGCCTGGCCTTGTCCCAAGTGCACAGCCGTCGTTGGCTGTGGCTTTCGACCGGAGTCGCCGGTTTCCTGCTGCAACACGCATTGCAAGGCTGGTGCCCGCCGATTGCCGTGTTCCGTCGCCTCGGCATCCGCACCCGGCGCGAGATCGACCGGGAGAAATACGCCCTGAAGGCGCTCCGCGGCGACTTCGAACCGATTGCCGGCGTTCATCCTACCCGTGACCCCGACACGGTGTCGCGAGCGATCGAGGCGTGA
- a CDS encoding DsrE family protein, with amino-acid sequence MSKRTVFVLAGLLIGGSIGQASAEPKTEWEYPAIRGYGKVRPYPDAAAKPSPDRIYKVLFDISQGAEMPEKPNSGLDHVARLINTFALVGVPTERLKLVLVVHGSATPAILKDERYRNRFGNGNPNTELIQALKKAGVTLYVCGQALAEKEFEPGDVNPEVTVALSALTVLPLYQMDGYALIPD; translated from the coding sequence ATGTCCAAGAGAACGGTTTTCGTTTTGGCGGGTCTGCTGATCGGTGGTTCCATCGGTCAAGCCTCTGCGGAACCCAAGACGGAGTGGGAATACCCCGCGATTCGGGGCTACGGCAAAGTCCGGCCGTATCCGGATGCCGCAGCGAAGCCTTCGCCGGATCGGATTTACAAGGTGTTGTTCGATATCTCCCAGGGCGCCGAAATGCCCGAGAAGCCGAACTCCGGCCTGGACCACGTGGCCCGGCTGATCAATACCTTTGCCTTGGTCGGCGTTCCGACGGAACGTTTGAAGCTGGTTCTGGTGGTACACGGCTCGGCGACGCCGGCGATCCTGAAGGACGAGCGCTATCGCAATCGCTTCGGCAACGGGAACCCCAACACGGAATTGATTCAGGCCTTGAAGAAGGCCGGCGTAACCCTGTACGTCTGCGGCCAGGCCCTGGCCGAGAAGGAATTCGAGCCGGGCGACGTCAATCCGGAGGTCACCGTGGCGCTCTCCGCCCTGACCGTACTCCCGCTGTATCAGATGGATGGCTACGCCCTGATTCCGGATTGA
- a CDS encoding molybdate ABC transporter substrate-binding protein, with translation MNTEYPAPTPPAVFPPWPGETPPAANPGVPFTVPEVDNMPDFHGNPAAAEFVVFAGGNYFFAMTELVEAFQRQKPELRGRIFFETIPPGIIERQLENRNTITVGNLTLSVQPDVVQAGEQRIAALIEKGVLQGPPLRFLKNSLAVMVKKGNPKNIRTLEDLAKPGVRLANPNPETEGIARQIQTALEQAGGEELVRKVYETKVKAGEAFLTEIHHRQTPLWIMQGKVDAGLTWISEPRYQMMVGHPVDFVPIPPEHNREGIQAAAIARNARNPGAARDWLAFLCSNEAKSVLEKFGMARPQ, from the coding sequence ATGAACACGGAATACCCGGCCCCGACGCCGCCCGCCGTTTTTCCGCCCTGGCCGGGAGAAACTCCCCCCGCGGCCAATCCGGGCGTCCCGTTCACCGTGCCCGAGGTGGACAATATGCCGGATTTTCACGGCAACCCGGCCGCCGCCGAGTTCGTCGTGTTCGCCGGCGGCAATTACTTCTTCGCGATGACGGAACTGGTCGAAGCCTTCCAGCGGCAAAAGCCCGAGCTCCGCGGCCGAATCTTCTTCGAGACGATCCCGCCGGGCATCATCGAACGGCAGCTCGAGAACCGCAACACCATCACCGTTGGCAACCTGACCCTTTCGGTCCAACCCGACGTGGTGCAGGCCGGAGAGCAACGGATCGCCGCATTGATCGAAAAAGGCGTGCTGCAAGGCCCGCCGCTGCGGTTCCTCAAGAACAGCCTCGCCGTCATGGTGAAAAAAGGCAATCCCAAGAACATCCGCACCCTGGAAGATCTTGCCAAGCCGGGCGTGCGGCTCGCCAATCCGAACCCGGAAACCGAGGGCATCGCCCGGCAGATCCAGACCGCTCTCGAACAAGCGGGCGGCGAGGAACTGGTCCGCAAGGTGTACGAAACCAAGGTAAAAGCCGGCGAGGCGTTTCTGACCGAAATCCACCATCGCCAGACGCCGCTCTGGATCATGCAGGGCAAGGTCGACGCCGGGCTAACCTGGATCAGCGAACCGCGATACCAGATGATGGTCGGCCATCCCGTCGACTTCGTTCCGATTCCGCCGGAACACAACCGAGAGGGCATACAAGCCGCGGCTATCGCCAGGAACGCCCGAAATCCCGGCGCGGCGCGGGATTGGCTGGCGTTTCTTTGCTCCAATGAGGCCAAATCCGTACTCGAAAAATTCGGCATGGCGCGACCGCAGTAA
- a CDS encoding 4Fe-4S dicluster domain-containing protein, protein MAEQPRYLPRSEFPRLLSALASAGYRCVGPRVRDGAILYEPISGVEDLPKGVHDRQAPGQYGLETTDEPRWFAWANGPQALRPLTFAGRDKLWSAERRADGSVDFKSDPPEAEPVAVIGARACDLAALYIYDRHFMQGAYPDPWYTARRQNLFLVAVHCTHPSLNCFCASTGDGPRATYGYDLALSELDEGFLIDARSEKGERILAALPVREASTEQIETADREIEDAAGSQVKEVPSRNLKDVLFARLDHPRWNEVAQRCLSCTNCTLVCPTCFCHSENDVPSLDGSRSEHYREWDSCFTQRHSYIHGITIRPDTRTRYRQWLTHKVGSWHDQFGRSGCVGCGRCITWCPVGIDITEELAAICR, encoded by the coding sequence ATGGCCGAGCAACCCCGTTATCTGCCCAGGAGCGAATTTCCCCGGCTCTTGTCCGCATTGGCCTCCGCCGGCTATCGATGCGTGGGCCCGCGCGTTCGGGATGGCGCCATTCTTTACGAGCCGATTTCCGGCGTCGAGGATTTGCCGAAGGGCGTCCACGACCGGCAAGCTCCGGGCCAATACGGACTGGAAACAACCGACGAGCCTCGCTGGTTCGCCTGGGCCAACGGACCGCAAGCTCTGCGGCCGCTGACCTTCGCCGGCCGCGACAAGCTCTGGAGCGCTGAGCGCAGGGCCGACGGATCGGTCGACTTCAAGAGCGACCCGCCCGAGGCGGAACCGGTGGCCGTCATTGGCGCCCGAGCCTGCGATCTGGCCGCGCTATACATTTACGACCGGCACTTCATGCAGGGCGCATATCCCGATCCCTGGTACACGGCGCGGCGGCAGAACCTGTTCCTGGTCGCGGTCCATTGCACCCATCCCTCCCTCAACTGCTTTTGCGCCTCCACCGGCGACGGACCGCGGGCGACCTACGGCTACGATCTGGCACTTTCCGAATTGGACGAGGGCTTCTTGATCGACGCACGAAGTGAAAAGGGTGAACGGATTCTCGCCGCGCTGCCGGTCCGGGAAGCGAGTACCGAACAAATCGAAACCGCCGACCGGGAAATCGAAGACGCCGCCGGAAGCCAGGTCAAGGAGGTACCTTCCCGAAATCTGAAAGACGTCCTGTTCGCCCGTCTCGATCACCCCCGGTGGAACGAAGTGGCGCAGCGCTGCCTTTCCTGCACCAATTGTACCCTGGTCTGCCCCACCTGCTTCTGCCATAGCGAGAACGATGTGCCGAGCCTCGACGGGAGCCGCAGCGAGCACTATCGGGAATGGGATTCCTGCTTCACCCAGAGGCACAGCTACATCCACGGCATCACCATCCGTCCCGATACCCGCACCCGTTATCGGCAATGGCTGACTCACAAGGTGGGCAGCTGGCACGACCAGTTCGGGCGCTCCGGCTGCGTGGGCTGCGGGCGCTGCATCACCTGGTGTCCGGTGGGGATCGACATTACGGAAGAACTGGCGGCCATCTGCCGCTGA
- a CDS encoding FAD/NAD(P)-binding protein, giving the protein MQNPYLPREAEIVERVQEAPTIFTLKLRFTDPAAQGAYGYVPGQFNMIYLYGIGEVAISIVSDPDETETLDHTIRAVGRVTRALSRLQPGDRIGVRGPYGRGWPLLEAQGKDVALITGGLGCAPLVSVIRYIVARRERFRRLLIMQGVKRSDDLIWHEQYQRWRELPDTQVLLAAEVAEPGWTWHQGLVTALFDRTHIDPGQTIVFLCGPEPMMRASIYELGQRGVADGNIWLSMERNMHCGIGHCGHCMIGAPFVCRNGPVFPYPELKALLGKKGF; this is encoded by the coding sequence ATGCAAAATCCTTATCTGCCGCGCGAAGCCGAAATCGTCGAACGCGTCCAGGAGGCGCCGACCATCTTCACCCTGAAGCTGAGGTTCACCGATCCGGCCGCCCAAGGCGCCTACGGATACGTACCCGGCCAGTTCAACATGATTTACCTCTACGGCATCGGCGAGGTGGCGATTTCCATCGTCTCCGATCCCGACGAGACCGAAACGCTGGACCACACGATCAGGGCCGTCGGCCGCGTCACCCGCGCGCTGAGCCGGCTCCAGCCGGGCGACCGGATCGGCGTGCGCGGTCCCTACGGGCGCGGATGGCCTCTGCTCGAGGCTCAGGGAAAGGATGTCGCGCTCATCACCGGAGGGCTCGGCTGCGCGCCGCTGGTTTCGGTCATCCGCTACATCGTGGCGCGGCGCGAGCGCTTCCGGCGGCTCTTGATCATGCAGGGCGTCAAACGCTCCGACGACCTCATCTGGCACGAGCAGTACCAGCGATGGAGGGAATTGCCGGATACGCAGGTGCTTTTGGCGGCGGAAGTGGCCGAGCCCGGCTGGACCTGGCATCAGGGCCTGGTAACCGCGCTGTTCGACCGGACCCATATCGATCCCGGCCAGACCATCGTATTCCTGTGCGGCCCCGAGCCGATGATGCGTGCTTCCATCTACGAGCTCGGCCAGCGCGGCGTGGCCGACGGGAACATCTGGCTCAGCATGGAGCGCAACATGCACTGCGGCATCGGCCATTGCGGACACTGCATGATCGGCGCGCCCTTCGTGTGCCGCAACGGCCCGGTGTTTCCCTATCCCGAATTGAAGGCCCTCCTGGGCAAGAAGGGGTTCTGA
- a CDS encoding NADH-quinone oxidoreductase subunit B family protein, whose protein sequence is MDRKLRVAVHKFSSCDGCQLAFLNAGEKLVELFELADVVHFAEAGIVDPDAPAELAFIEGSISTHEEQERIRRIRENTRFLVPIGACATSGCLQALRNQADAARWFADVYSDPSKIDHLDTATPIAANVPVDLELWGCPVNTRQVMATVSSLLLGAPPRDDNEKICMECKRKNIVCVMVTQGQHCMGPVTRTGCGVLCPGIGRDCYGCYGPAENINGDAWGRWFEQKGMPAERIARRFRYINSEAEAFREAGKHWRDRTGPKPANDASDPSDLSPSSGPSGHLLPKGEGNKARSSTANSSNEKS, encoded by the coding sequence ATGGACAGAAAGCTTCGCGTCGCGGTCCATAAATTTTCGTCCTGCGATGGTTGTCAGCTGGCCTTTCTCAATGCCGGCGAAAAACTGGTGGAACTGTTCGAGCTGGCGGACGTGGTGCACTTTGCCGAAGCCGGAATCGTCGACCCCGATGCGCCGGCCGAGCTCGCCTTCATCGAAGGCAGCATCTCCACCCACGAAGAGCAGGAGCGCATCCGCCGCATCCGCGAAAACACCCGCTTCCTCGTGCCCATCGGCGCCTGCGCCACCTCGGGCTGCCTGCAGGCGCTGCGCAACCAGGCGGACGCCGCGCGCTGGTTCGCCGACGTCTATTCCGACCCTTCGAAGATCGACCACCTGGACACCGCGACGCCCATCGCCGCCAACGTGCCCGTGGACCTGGAGCTGTGGGGCTGTCCGGTCAACACCCGGCAGGTCATGGCGACGGTGAGTTCGCTGCTACTCGGCGCCCCGCCGCGGGACGATAACGAAAAGATCTGCATGGAATGCAAGCGGAAAAACATCGTCTGCGTCATGGTGACCCAGGGGCAGCACTGCATGGGACCAGTCACCCGCACCGGCTGCGGCGTGCTGTGCCCCGGCATAGGCCGCGACTGCTACGGCTGCTACGGGCCGGCGGAGAACATCAACGGCGACGCCTGGGGCCGCTGGTTCGAGCAGAAAGGCATGCCCGCGGAGCGCATCGCCCGCCGCTTCCGCTACATCAACAGCGAGGCCGAAGCCTTCCGCGAAGCCGGCAAGCATTGGAGAGATCGGACGGGCCCGAAGCCAGCAAATGATGCCTCGGACCCGTCTGATCTCTCTCCCTCATCCGGCCCTTCGGGCCACCTTCTCCCAAAGGGAGAAGGAAACAAAGCGCGGTCTTCGACCGCCAATTCATCGAACGAGAAATCATGA
- a CDS encoding Ni/Fe hydrogenase subunit alpha yields MNERREIKINVPVLARVEGEGALDLHIRDGRIEHLKFSIGEPPRLFEKFLEGRDAFEVPDMVARICGICPVAYQMSAVQALESLFGWRSTPWIEAMRRAMYCGEWIQSHSLHIHLLAAPDFFGYSSAPEMARDYPDEVRRGLRLQSLGNELIRLFGARSVHPVGARLGGFHSAPPKDRVIRLLDRLRAALPDAENLVAWTASVDVPQDQQDFVSVALRHPSEYPLYSGRIVSDTGLDIPVDRYEDHFREHQEAHSTALYSLLDGRSYLVGPLARLNLNWDRLPEPVRSTLAKTGIPFPSRNMFHSMLARAVEIHFAIVEAIRLLENYEPDIPFVSGECRARSGFGCTEAPRGLLWHRYDVGESGKILKARIVPPTSQNQARIAEDLHRSIEAFGLDRADDELRLHGEKVIRNYDPCISCATHFLKLKVIRE; encoded by the coding sequence ATGAACGAGCGCCGGGAAATCAAGATCAACGTGCCCGTCCTGGCGCGGGTCGAGGGCGAAGGCGCCCTCGATCTCCATATCCGCGACGGCCGCATCGAACACCTGAAGTTCAGCATCGGCGAGCCGCCGCGCCTGTTCGAGAAGTTCCTGGAGGGCCGCGACGCCTTCGAGGTGCCCGATATGGTGGCACGCATCTGCGGCATCTGTCCGGTGGCTTACCAGATGAGCGCGGTGCAGGCCCTGGAAAGCCTGTTCGGCTGGCGCTCCACGCCCTGGATAGAAGCCATGCGCCGGGCCATGTACTGCGGCGAATGGATTCAGAGCCATAGCCTGCACATCCACCTGCTGGCGGCGCCCGATTTCTTCGGATACTCCAGCGCTCCGGAAATGGCGCGGGATTATCCGGACGAGGTCCGCCGCGGGCTGCGCCTTCAAAGTCTCGGCAACGAACTGATCCGGCTGTTCGGCGCGCGCTCGGTGCATCCGGTGGGCGCGCGGCTCGGCGGGTTCCATTCCGCGCCGCCCAAGGACCGGGTGATAAGGCTCTTGGACCGGCTGCGAGCCGCCCTGCCGGATGCGGAAAACCTGGTCGCCTGGACCGCGAGTGTCGATGTGCCTCAAGACCAACAGGACTTCGTCAGCGTGGCGCTGCGGCACCCGAGCGAATACCCGCTCTATTCCGGCCGCATCGTTTCGGACACCGGTCTCGACATCCCGGTCGACCGCTACGAGGATCACTTCAGGGAGCACCAGGAAGCCCATTCCACCGCCCTTTATTCCCTGCTCGACGGACGGTCTTATCTGGTCGGCCCTCTGGCGCGGCTCAACCTGAATTGGGACCGGCTGCCGGAACCGGTGCGCTCCACGCTGGCGAAAACCGGCATCCCCTTCCCTTCCCGCAACATGTTCCACAGCATGCTGGCGCGCGCCGTCGAGATTCACTTCGCCATCGTGGAAGCCATACGGCTGCTGGAAAACTACGAGCCCGACATCCCGTTCGTCTCCGGCGAATGCCGCGCCCGCAGCGGATTCGGCTGCACCGAGGCGCCGCGCGGACTGCTCTGGCACCGCTACGATGTCGGCGAGAGCGGAAAAATCCTCAAGGCCCGCATCGTCCCCCCGACCAGCCAGAACCAGGCGCGCATCGCCGAGGACCTGCACCGTTCGATCGAAGCCTTCGGGCTGGACCGCGCCGACGACGAACTACGGCTGCACGGGGAAAAGGTCATCCGCAATTACGATCCGTGCATTTCCTGCGCCACGCATTTCCTGAAACTGAAGGTAATTCGCGAATGA
- a CDS encoding hydrogenase maturation protease, whose product MTPVRVLGLGSPFGDDRAGWLAVENLMRSDGFRALPKGLASTQICDPVGNNLLDAMRGANLAILIDAAQSGSAPGTVRRFEARQIEDGNEPCSSHGFGLSATLAMGRALNDLPDTVVILLVEIPADAEFGPAEDLSAPVAVALPHLTLAVLNEIAEWTARGIREPARSSA is encoded by the coding sequence ATGACGCCGGTTCGCGTTCTGGGGCTGGGTTCGCCGTTCGGAGACGACCGGGCCGGCTGGTTAGCGGTGGAAAACCTGATGCGATCGGACGGCTTCCGCGCGCTGCCCAAGGGACTCGCGTCGACCCAAATCTGCGACCCGGTCGGCAACAATCTCCTTGACGCCATGCGGGGCGCGAATCTCGCGATCCTGATCGATGCCGCGCAATCCGGCTCGGCGCCGGGTACGGTCCGGCGCTTCGAGGCGCGGCAAATCGAAGACGGCAACGAGCCCTGCTCCAGCCACGGCTTCGGGCTTTCCGCGACCCTGGCCATGGGCAGGGCTCTGAACGATCTGCCGGACACAGTCGTGATATTGCTCGTCGAAATTCCGGCCGATGCCGAATTCGGACCGGCCGAAGACTTGAGCGCGCCGGTGGCGGTCGCGCTCCCCCATTTGACGCTCGCCGTGCTGAACGAAATCGCGGAGTGGACGGCGCGGGGCATTCGCGAGCCTGCGCGGAGTAGCGCCTGA
- a CDS encoding alpha/beta hydrolase family protein encodes MAFHTSLFPRWRGIFAVLLLSICQIASAKRVEESSYRYPYKNPYLATATVAILKDREQRYVWEETQHLDLTLIPGRNDVPLLEGKGKLRVRYSPHPGPAPLVFLLPGFGGSAYSGAARYLAQLLTDHGFQVLSLPSPFHWNFALAASRSALPGLTEKDSEDVYRAMQAALNAVRERFHPEITRIGLIGLSHGALTAAFVRKLDSERKEIGLDATLMINPPIDLLGAIRTIEQLADLERRYTKQQRSNIQSYAIGTGSAALGRDIEDPAYFADWDRRLELSDEQIRYLIGWTLRQPVGSSLYVSSLVHPSMGFLRAPITPDYRSARLEEARSYSLMAYLQRVLVPQLERTGKRKLRFEELIKASSLKSVAPALSGDPTVYLMHNADDFLVSEVDLAFAERIFGERAIIYPRGGHLGNLWYTQNRRDILTMLKPLLGQHTDERRTAKGPSTAAAP; translated from the coding sequence ATGGCATTCCACACAAGCCTGTTCCCTCGATGGCGCGGAATCTTTGCGGTACTGTTGCTGAGCATCTGCCAGATCGCGTCCGCCAAACGGGTGGAGGAGTCGTCGTACCGCTACCCCTACAAAAACCCTTATCTCGCCACCGCCACCGTCGCCATCCTCAAAGACCGGGAACAGCGCTATGTCTGGGAGGAAACCCAGCATTTGGACCTGACGCTGATTCCGGGCCGGAACGATGTTCCGCTGCTCGAAGGAAAAGGAAAACTGCGGGTCCGCTATTCGCCGCATCCGGGACCCGCGCCGCTGGTGTTTCTCCTGCCGGGATTCGGCGGTTCCGCCTATTCGGGCGCCGCCCGTTATCTCGCGCAGCTGCTCACCGACCATGGATTTCAGGTGCTGTCGCTGCCCTCCCCGTTTCACTGGAACTTCGCGTTGGCGGCCAGCCGCTCAGCCTTGCCGGGCCTCACCGAAAAAGACAGCGAGGACGTGTACCGCGCCATGCAAGCCGCTCTGAACGCCGTGCGCGAGCGGTTTCATCCGGAAATCACCCGAATCGGCCTGATCGGTCTGAGCCACGGCGCATTGACGGCGGCTTTCGTGCGCAAGCTCGACTCCGAAAGAAAGGAAATCGGCCTCGACGCCACGCTGATGATCAACCCTCCCATCGATCTGCTCGGGGCGATCCGCACGATAGAGCAGTTGGCGGATCTGGAACGGCGCTACACGAAACAGCAAAGATCGAACATCCAGTCCTACGCCATCGGCACCGGCAGTGCCGCCCTCGGCCGGGACATCGAGGATCCCGCTTATTTCGCGGATTGGGACCGGCGCCTCGAACTGAGTGACGAACAAATCCGCTATCTGATCGGATGGACTTTGCGTCAGCCGGTGGGAAGCTCGCTCTACGTCAGTTCCCTGGTCCACCCGTCGATGGGATTTCTCCGTGCCCCGATAACCCCGGATTATCGCAGCGCGCGGCTGGAAGAGGCGAGATCCTATAGCCTCATGGCTTATCTACAACGGGTCCTAGTGCCACAGCTGGAACGTACCGGCAAACGGAAGCTCCGCTTCGAGGAACTGATCAAAGCGTCCTCCCTGAAAAGCGTCGCGCCGGCCCTGAGCGGCGATCCGACGGTTTATCTCATGCATAACGCGGATGACTTCCTGGTGTCCGAAGTGGACCTGGCATTCGCCGAAAGGATTTTCGGAGAGCGCGCCATTATCTATCCCCGCGGCGGCCATCTCGGCAACCTCTGGTATACGCAGAACCGTCGGGACATACTGACGATGCTGAAACCGCTGCTGGGCCAGCATACCGACGAGAGACGAACCGCGAAGGGCCCTTCCACCGCCGCCGCGCCTTAG